The following proteins come from a genomic window of Micromonas commoda chromosome 2, complete sequence:
- a CDS encoding peptidylprolyl cis-trans isomerase-like protein (cyclophilin_ABH_like: Cyclophilin A, B and H-like cyclophilin-type peptidylprolyl cis- trans isomerase (PPIase) domain) codes for MGGAASKPEDILKVVDTPVNYQPPLEVNGANTMVYFDIQLGRYGDATKLGRIVMELKDDVTPKTAENFKQLCLAGEGAGYKGSRFHRVIPSFMCQGGDFTNDNGTGGRSIYGRTFPDENFTLPHTGPGILSMANAGPNTNGSQFFLCTVATPFLNGKHTVFGQVVEGYNVIKAIEACGSRSGDTSADVIIGDCGVVASVKGSAKGGRKMTTGTRGYHTAAAAAASARFSARARVGGIMRVAPRAARAVPRVGRAISVMSRALVA; via the exons ATGGGAGGAGCCGCATCCAAGCCCGAGGACATCCTCAAGGTGGTCGACACCCCGGTGAACTACCAGCCCCCGCTCGAGGTCAACGGCGCCAACACGATGGTGTACTTCGACATCCAGCTGGGCCGATACGGGGACGCCACGAAACTCGGCCGTATCGTGATGGAGCTCAAGGACGACGTCACGCCCAAGACGGCCGAGAACTTCAAGCAGCTGTGCCTCGCAGGAGAGGGCGCCGGCTACAAGGGCAGCCGATTCCACCGCGTCATCCCCAGCTTCAT GTGCCAGGGCGGTGACTTCACGAACGACAACGGCACGGGCGGTCGCTCCATCTACGGCAGGACCTTTCCCGATGAGAACTTCACCCTCCCCCACACGGGCCCCGGAATCCTCTCCATGGCCAACGCGGGCCCCAACACCAACGGATCGCAGTTCTTCCTCTGCACCGTCGCCACCCCTTTCCTCAACGGCAAGCACACCGTCTTCGGTCAGGTCGTGGAGGGATACAACGTCATCAAGGCGATCGAAGCGTGCGGATCCCGCTCGGGAGACACCAGTGCCGACGTCATCATCGGCGACTgcggcgtcgtggcgtcCGTCAAGGGCTCCGCCAAGGGCGGTCGCAAGATGACCACCGGCACCCGGGGCTAtcacaccgcggcggcggcggctgcgagcGCTCGAttctccgcgcgcgctcgagtcgGTGGTAtcatgcgcgtcgcgccccgtgccgcgcgcgcggtgccccgcgtcggacgcgcAATCTCGGTCATGTCCAGAGCTCTCGTCGCGTGA
- a CDS encoding predicted protein, which translates to RTPHSGYHRIEGFPRPFFEGWYFRVTLPEIRDNLSLIYHVYDPDLRRSERRGAGAQVCTPGGKYIWRESRDVERFTAAPHELALRMDYAHAEGGPEFYEVAAGGSVHRGRLRLGDEVNDPSVWPPEKLASEVRWDFSIEPVAGYGDRGRATSTAGWLSSLPVFEPHYQITMAHGLATGWIETNGARVEFAKAPAYSEKNWGGAGFPSRWFWLQCNSFSAQPGLSVTATGGNRGVVILPGVREEVAAITIHAPGGDFFPFVPVAGEGVEAADLTWSVSPWGRWTVRGVTPTHEVEIECWIASEDDVVGGTTVLRAPMDDAGAGMAPLCRESFRGSMKVSLWERDVAATKGRGRCILDGVQSDTAAVEVGGGPWTEAWVGSAEMREPLGTLAGAPVDVDAV; encoded by the exons AGGACTCCCCACTCTGGGTACCATCGCATCGAGGGCTTCCCGAGGCCGTTCTTCGAGGGATGGTACTTTCGCGTCACTCTCCCGGAGATCCGCGACAACCTCAGCCTCATCTACCACGTCTACGACCCGGACTTGCGTCGgagcgagcgacggggcgcgggcgcgcaggTGTGCACGCCGGGAGGGAAGTACATCTGGCGCGAATCCCGCGACGTGGAGaggttcaccgcggcgccgcacgagctcgccctGCGCATGGACTACGCACACGCTGAGGGCGGTCCGGAGTTCTACGAGGTGGCCGCCGGCGGgagcgtccatcgcggcagGCTGCGTCTCGGGGACGAGGTCAACGATCCTTCCGTGTGGCCCCCCGAGAAACTCGCGTCCGAGGTGCGCTGGGACTTCTCCatcgagcccgtcgccggatacggcgaccgcgggagggcgacgtccaccgcggggtgGCTGTCGTCTCTCCCGGTGTTCGAACCGCACTATCAGATCACCATGGCGCACGGCCTGGCGACCGGTTGGATCGAGACGAACGGCGCTCGAGTCGAATTCGCCAAAGCGCCGGCGTACTCGGAAAAGAActggggcggcgcgggttttCCCAGCAGGTGGTTCTGGCTCCAGTGCAACTCCTTCAGCGCCCAACCGGGTTTGAGCGTCACCGCGACGGGTGGTAACCGAGGCGTGGTCATCCTTCCCGGGGTGagggaggaggtggcggcgattACGATTcacgcgccggggggcgaTTTTTTCCCCTttgtccccgtcgccggtgagggTGTCGAAGCCGCGGATTTGACGTGGTCGGTCTCCCCGTGGGGTCGGTGGACGGTTCGCGGCGTGACCCCGACGCACGAGGTGGAGATCGAATGTTGGATCGCgtcggaggacgacgtggtGGGCGGGACGACCGTGTTACGGGCGccgatggacgacgccggcgcggggatggCGCCGCTGTGCCGCGAGTCGTTTCGGGGTTCGATGAAAGTATCGCTGTGGgagcgggacgtcgcggcgac GAAGGGGCGCGGGAGGTGCATCCTGGACGGTGTCCAGTCGGACACGGCGGCTGTGGAGGTTGGCGGGGGGCCGTGGACCGAGGCTTGGGTGGGATCCGCGGAGATGCGCGAGCCGCTGGGGACGCTCGCGGGAGCGCCCGTGGACGTGGATGCGGTC
- a CDS encoding predicted protein translates to MAARMFSGEALADLRAAFSRRSSTRARRGRGAAVIVAGKPKAKNKDTGRAIHFRTGPERFNAGSQVGEAPRGGKGKGKTTRSQRTNKVYKQYLSGRPTVDDVERASRGDRTKAMGVVEREAPYRLTRDEREAWDRAKRRGGDNGKGYGGGGVLEMRSTQRDPLAPHRHPLVNTHRLYCDAKQALFVLVEQDNEGRDEIVCDLSTLRLERDAECRARLVALAATMEPGIVVDDACGDEEPIESQARYVAAMERDRLDGLSGLSGSDPSTMTDPPSDSDSNGDASSPAAAAPSDETLATARDAVDALGEEIRALKDGGAQNSDPEVARRVAKLLELKAELRALEDAAEASTPDAIEAAIRDEREARERSVEEARRSLAESPIYALPERYLRFKCPDRPTAKALAKALAQEDLLALALEPA, encoded by the coding sequence ATGGCGGCGCGCATGTTCTCCGGCGAGGCCCTCGCGGAtctccgcgcggcgttctcCCGTCGGTCTTCgacccgagctcgtcgcggccgcggggctGCGGTGATCGTCGCCGGTAAGCCCAAGGCGAAGAACAAGGATACGGGACGAGCCATCCACTTCCGAACCGGTCCCGAGCGGTTCAACGCGGGGTCGCAGGTGGGCGAGGCACCTCGAGGCGGCAAGGGAAAGGGCAAGACCACGAGGTCCCAGCGCACGAACAAGGTGTACAAGCAGTACCTCAGCGGCAGGCCGaccgtggacgacgtggagagggcgtcgcggggcgatCGCACGAAGGCCATGGGGGTGGTCGAGAGGGAGGCGCCGTACCGGCTCACGCGGGACGAGAGGGAGGCGTGGGACCGCGCCaaacgccgaggcggcgacaaCGGGAAGGGAtacggcggtggaggcgtaCTTGAGATGCGGAGCACCCAGcgcgacccgctcgcgccccacAGGCACCCGCTCGTGAACACCCACCGCCTGTACTGCGACGCCAAGCAGGCGCTCTTCGTCTTGGTCGAGCAGGACAACGAGGGACGGGACGAGATCGTGTGCGACCTGTCCACGCTcaggctcgagcgcgacgccgagtgcAGGGCGCGGCTGGTggccctggcggcgacgatggagcccgggatcgtcgtcgatgacgcgTGCGGGGACGAGGAACCGATCGAGTCGCAGGCGAGGTacgtggcggcgatggaacGCGACAGACTCGACGGTCTCTCCGGACTCTCCGGATCCGATCCATCGACGATGACCGACCCGCCCTCGGATTCGGACTCGAAcggtgacgcgtcgtcaccggccgcggcggcgccgtccgacgagacgctggcgacggcgagggacgcggtggacgcgctgggCGAGGAGATTAGAGCCCTCAAGGACGGCGGGGCGCAAAACTCTGACCCGGAGGtggcccgtcgcgtcgccaaACTGCTGGAGCTCAAGgccgagcttcgcgcgctggaggacgccgctgaggcgtcgacgcccgatgcgatcgaggcggcgatccgGGACGAgcgggaggcgagggagaggtcggtggaggaggcgcggcgtTCGCTGGCCGAGTCGCCAATTTACGCACTTCCCGAGCGGTACCTTCGGTTCAAGTGCCCGGATCGAccgacggcgaaggcgctcgccaaggcgctcgcgcaggaggacctgctcgcgctcgcgctcgagcccgcgTGA
- a CDS encoding predicted protein — MRGTVAHGAAFSKHFAAFTLAPECDDAPGTSAGDDGNAGSSSLVVDVVLNAKDGWDRDLLGDVCNALYLPGSPYASNPSPDTPARPPRNVVVELIDFTEERLEPVGDAGESPGVCYHPTRLRTRVPTSTDDDDDGWTTWTAAPRVDETPRASTGKGRQKARKDTRAVHFAALLVREFGRDNLREGRGVVDVAGGSGDLAFQLSVRFGIPCTVVDPRGGTGTGTGAGAGGGGVRLTSRHRRLLASRVANSAAIDDAWLVASPLARQLRREWATFAPETADHVEALFDERLMSDEATAALIRDCSALVGLHPDQATGAIVDCGLVMGKPWAVVPCCVFPSRYPNRLDASGGVVRTTEALVEHIAGRALGTRRERLPCDGANEAVWWRPEVGAEGVQRKVGREDWQRSPIA, encoded by the exons ATGAGGGGCACAGTCGCCCACGGCGCAGCCTTCTCAAAGCAtttcgccgcgttcacccTGGCGCCCGAGTGCGACGatgcgccggggacgtcggcTGGGGACGATGGGAACGCGGGTTCgtcctccctcgtcgtcgacgtggtGCTCAACGCGAAGGACGGTTGGGACAGGGACCTCCTGGGCGACGTGTGCAATGCCCTCTACCTACCCGGCTCGCCGTATGCGTCCAACCCATCCCCGgacacccccgcgcgcccccctcgGAACGTCGTGGTGGAGCTGATCGATTTCACCGAGGAGAGACTGGAGCCGgtcggggacgcgggggaaTCCCCCGGGGTGTGCTATCACCCGACGCGCCTCCGAACGAGGGTACCGACGAGcactgacgacgacgacgacggttggacgacgtggaccgCGGCGCCACGAGTCGATGAGACCCCGCGGGCATCGACGGGGAAGGGAAGACAAAAAGCGAGGAAGGACACCCGCGCCGTTCACTTCGCGGCGCTCTTGGTGCGCGAGTTCGGCCGCGATAACCTgcgcgagggccgcggcgtcgtggacgtcgccggcggatCCGGGGACTTGGCGTTTCAGCTGTCGGTTCGGTTCGGGATACCGTGCACCGTCGtggaccctcgcggcggcacAGGCACAGGCACGGGCgccggcgcaggcggcgggggcgtgcggCTCACGAGCCGTCACAGGCgcctgctcgcgtcgcgcgtcgcgaacaGCGCCGCTATCGACGATGCGTGGCtggtggcgtcgccgctggcGAGGCAGCTGCGGCGGGAGTGGGCGACGTTCGCACCGGAAACAGCGGACCACGTCGAGGCTCTATTCGACGAGCGGCTCATGTCGGATGaagccaccgcggcgttgatCCGCGACTgctccgcgctcgtgggcTTACACCCCGATCAGGCCACGGGCGCGATCGTGGACTGCGGGCTGGTCATGGGTAAGCCGTGGGCGGTGGTCCCGTGTTGCGTCTTCCCGAGCAGGTACCCGAACAGATTGGACGCGAGCGGTGGGGTGGTGAGAACCACGGAGGCGCTGGTGGAGCACATCGCGGGACGGGCGTTGGGGACGAGGCGGGAACGGCTGCCttgcgacggcgcgaacgaggcggtGTGGTGGAGGCCCGAGGTAGGGGCGGAGGGTGTGCAGCGAAAGGTCGGGCGGGAGGATTGGCA gcgctcgccgataGCTTAA
- a CDS encoding predicted protein, with translation MATLYEMEPDDRHRFPKVTDDDKADHLQKLLRNRFEVLTGYADMKKQTAEIEKRFKYYDRNNSGTLDFAEFDAALTEMNLGDAPKGEIRALFDRYDANGDEQVSYSELINGVFEVQPHPLAQKESRRMLENIRAQIAKRGGLNGIRSLGRSFRIMDDSGNGKIEPEELLYGLRDQGVEIERTEVEQIMLHFDKDGDGNVVFDEFLRALRGKMNQRRKNLVKLAFGQLDKTGDGVVTMEDLMSIYDVSENPDVINGILTPDQAFQEFAKVWDRDRSGSIHLDEFIDYYQDVSASIDNDDYFELMIRNAWHISGGEGQYENTANLRVLVIHDDGSQEVVEIQDDLGLDVNDFPAIRKKLFMQGVKNIKKVEVASAM, from the coding sequence ATGGCCACCCTCTACGAGATGGAGCCCGATGATCGTCACAGATTCCCCAAGGTGACGGATGACGACAAGGCGGACCACCTGCAGAAGCTCCTCCGCAACCGGTTCGAGGTCCTCACCGGCTACGCGGACATGAAGAAGCAGACCGCGGAAATCGAGAAGAGGTTCAAGTACTACGACAGGAACAACTCCGGCACCCTCGACTTCGCCGaattcgacgccgcgctgaccGAGATGAACCTCGGCGATGCGCCCAAGGGAGAAATCAGGGCGCTCTTTGACCGCTacgacgccaacggcgacgagcaaGTCTCCTACTCCGAGCTCATTAACGGCGTGTTCGAGGTCCAGCCCCACCCTTTGGCGCAGAAGGAGTCGCGCCGGATGCTGGAAAACATCCGCGCGCAGATCGCCAAGCGCGGCGGGTTGAACGGAATCCGTAGCCTCGGCAGGTCATTCCGCATTATGGACGACAGCGGCAACGGCAAGATCGAGCCTGAAGAGCTCCTGTACGGCCTCAGGGATCAGGGCGTCGAGATTGAGAGGACCGAGGTCGAGCAGATCATGCTCCACTTCGAcaaggacggggacggcaaCGTCGTGTTCGACGAGTTCCTCAGGGCGCTCCGCGGTAAGATGAACCAGCGTCGCAAGAACCTCGTGAAGCTGGCCTTCGGACAGCTGGATAagaccggcgacggcgtcgtcaccaTGGAGGACCTCATGAGCATCTACGACGTCTCCGAGAACCCGGACGTCATCAACGGCATTCTCACCCCGGACCAGGCCTTCCAAGAGTTCGCCAAGGTCTGGGACAGGGACCGCAGCGGCTCCATCCACCTCGATGAGTTCATCGACTACTACCAGGACGTCAGCGCGAGCATCGACAACGACGACTACTTTGAGCTCATGATCCGCAACGCGTGGCAcatctccggcggcgagggccaaTACGAGAACACCGCCAACCTTCGGGTGCTGGTGAtccacgacgacggctcgcAGGAGGTTGTGGAGATCCAGGACGACCTCGGCCTGGACGTCAACGACTTCCCGGCCATCAGGAAGAAGCTCTTCATGCAGGGCGTGAAGAACATTAAGAAGGTTGAGGTGGCATCCGCGATGTAA